Proteins co-encoded in one Syntrophorhabdaceae bacterium genomic window:
- a CDS encoding phosphatidylglycerophosphatase A yields the protein MSRKLDAILRFIITCGYIGRLPFAPGTYASILGCILIYLFPLPFNNLPFVILLVIFSVFCINLLGFEERDPGYIVIDELAGMCIAMAGHSVTLINIVIGFVFFRGFDILKPFPIGHAERLRKGYGIVADDVIAGIFANVVLIVWRRIAWF from the coding sequence ATGTCACGAAAATTAGATGCGATCCTGCGTTTCATCATTACCTGCGGTTATATTGGGCGGCTGCCCTTTGCCCCCGGCACGTACGCCTCTATACTTGGTTGTATCTTGATATACCTGTTCCCGTTGCCTTTTAATAATCTGCCCTTTGTCATTCTCCTTGTCATATTCTCTGTTTTTTGTATCAACCTGCTCGGATTTGAAGAAAGGGATCCCGGGTATATCGTGATCGATGAACTGGCAGGGATGTGTATTGCCATGGCAGGGCACAGCGTGACCCTTATCAACATCGTTATCGGTTTTGTCTTCTTCCGGGGCTTTGACATCCTGAAGCCATTTCCCATCGGGCACGCGGAGAGGTTGCGAAAGGGATACGGCATAGTTGCAGATGATGTGATTGCAGGGATATTTGCCAATGTGGTGCTGATAGTCTGGAGAAGGATAGCATGGTTTTAG